The Equus caballus isolate H_3958 breed thoroughbred chromosome 13, TB-T2T, whole genome shotgun sequence genome includes a window with the following:
- the CORO1A gene encoding coronin-1A, whose product MSRQVVRSSKFRHVFGQPAKADQCYEDVRVSQTTWDSGFCAVNPKFVALICEASGGGAFLVLPLGKTGRVDKNAPTVCGHTAPVLDIAWCPHNDNVIASGSEDCTVMVWEIPDGGLVLPLREAVVTLEGHTKRVGIVAWHPTAQNVLLSAGCDNVILVWDVGTGATMLMLGTDVHPDTIYSVDWSRDGALICTSCRDKRVRIIEPRKGTVVAEKDRPHEGTRPVRAVFVSDGKILTTGFNRMSERQVALWDMKHLEEPLSLQELDTSSGVLLPFFDPDTNIVYLCGKGDSSIRYFEITSEAPFLHYLSMFSSKESQRGMGYMPKRGLEVNKCEIARFYKLHERRCEPIAMTVPRKSDLFQEDLYPPTAGPDAALTAEEWLGGRNAGPLLISLKDGYVPPKSRELRVNRGLDTGRRKTAPEASGTPSSDAVSRLEEEMRKLQATVQELQKRLDRLEETVQAK is encoded by the exons ATGAGCCGACAAGTGGTCCGCTCCAGCAAGTTCCGCCATGTGTTTGGGCAGCCAGCCAAGGCCGACCAGTGTTATGAGGATGTGCGCGTCTCGCAGACCACCTGGGACAGTGGCTTCTGTGCTGTCAACCCCAAGTTCGTGGCCCTCATATGTGAGGCCAGCGGGGGAGGGGCCTTCCTGGTGCTGCCCCTGGGCAAG ACTGGACGTGTGGACAAGAATGCGCCCACGGTCTGTGGCCACACAGCCCCTGTGCTGGACATCGCCTGGTGCCCGCACAATGATAACGTCATTGCCAGTGGCTCCGAGGATTGCACAGTCATG GTGTGGGAGATCCCTGACGGGGGCCTGGTGCTGCCCCTGAGGGAAGCTGTCGTCACCCTGGAGGGCCACACCAAGCGCGTGGGCATCGTAGCCTGGCACCCCACAGCCCAGAATGTGCTGCTCAGTGCAG GTTGTGACAACGTGATCCTGGTGTGGGATGTGGGCACTGGGGCCACCATGCTGATGCTGGGCACGGACGTGCACCCGGATACAATCTACAGTGTGGACTGGAGCCGAGACGGTGCCCTCATCTGCACCTCCTGCCGCGACAAGCGTGTGCGCATCATCGAGCCCCGCAAAGGCACTGTTGTAGCT GAGAAGGACCGCCCCCACGAGGGGACCAGGCCTGTGCGCGCTGTGTTTGTATCAGATGGAAAGATCCTGACCACAGGCTTCAACCGAATGAGTGAGCGGCAGGTGGCGCTGTGGGACATG AAGCACCTGGAGGAGCCTCTGTCCCTGCAGGAGCTGGACACTAGCAGTGGCGTCTTACTGCCCTTCTTTGACCCCGACACCAACATTGTCTACCTCTGTGGCAAG GGTGACAGCTCTATCCGGTACTTCGAGATCACTTCTGAGGCCCCATTCCTGCACTATCTCTCCATGTTCAGTTCTAAGGAGTCCCAGCGTGGCATGGGCTACATGCCCAAACGTGGCCTGGAGGTGAACAAGTGTGAGATTGCCAG ATTCTACAAGCTGCACGAGCGGAGGTGTGAGCCCATTGCCATGACAGTGCCTAGAAAG TCGGACCTGTTCCAGGAGGACCTGTACCCACCCACTGCAGGGCCGGATGCTGCCCTCACAGCTGAGGAGTGGCTGGGGGGTCGGAATGCCGGGCCCCTCCTCATTTCCCTCAAGGATGGCTACGTGCCCCCAAAGAGCCGGGAGCTGAGGGTCAACCGGGGCCTGGATACTGGGCGCAGGAAGACAGCACCAGAGGCCAGTGGCACTCCTAGCTCG GATGCTGTATCCCGGCTGGAGGAAGAGATGAGGAAGCTCCAGGCCACTGTGCAGGAGCTACAGAAGCGCTTGGATAGGCTGGAGGAGACAGTCCAGGCCAAGTAG